In the genome of Bacteroidales bacterium, one region contains:
- a CDS encoding M28 family peptidase codes for MMNKIIYLLIFFAVLSAPGCRKKQKPAPPPPPAMEEKVVVPEFNADSAYHFVKKQVDFGPRVPNTEAHRKCARYLADHLRRFTPHVIEQQGKVRAYDGTILNFNNIIGSFNPDVKARVLLCAHWDSRPYADHDPDPSLRRKPIDGANDGASGVGVLMEIARMVSKQSPRVGIDIIFFDVEDYGPPEDSQIQSGNDFWGMGSQYWSKNPHIPGYMARFGILLDMVGAPDARFPMEVFSNYYAPDILRKVWSKAHQIGYTDYFPMEEGSMINDDHYYINTIRRIPTIDIIHLDPGSANGSFFDYWHTTGDTFDKIDPFTLKVVGRTVAEVIYAEN; via the coding sequence ATGATGAACAAAATCATTTATCTTTTAATCTTTTTCGCTGTACTTTCTGCACCTGGCTGCAGGAAAAAGCAAAAGCCTGCCCCTCCGCCGCCACCTGCGATGGAGGAAAAGGTTGTTGTACCGGAATTCAATGCTGACTCGGCCTATCATTTTGTTAAAAAGCAAGTGGATTTTGGCCCCAGGGTTCCCAACACGGAGGCGCACCGGAAGTGTGCCCGGTACCTGGCAGATCATCTGCGCCGGTTTACGCCGCATGTCATCGAGCAACAGGGAAAAGTGCGGGCTTATGACGGCACCATATTGAATTTCAATAACATCATCGGGTCGTTCAACCCCGATGTGAAAGCGAGGGTGCTGCTCTGTGCCCACTGGGATTCCCGTCCCTATGCTGATCATGATCCCGATCCCTCGCTGCGGAGGAAACCCATCGACGGGGCCAATGACGGCGCCAGCGGTGTGGGGGTGTTGATGGAAATAGCCCGGATGGTGAGCAAACAATCACCGCGCGTGGGGATCGACATCATCTTCTTTGATGTGGAAGACTACGGCCCGCCGGAGGATAGCCAGATCCAGAGTGGTAATGATTTCTGGGGAATGGGATCGCAATACTGGTCAAAGAATCCCCACATCCCTGGATATATGGCCCGGTTCGGAATCTTGCTGGACATGGTCGGAGCCCCTGATGCACGTTTCCCAATGGAAGTTTTCTCCAATTATTATGCACCGGATATTCTGCGCAAGGTCTGGAGCAAAGCGCACCAGATCGGTTACACGGATTATTTTCCGATGGAGGAAGGGAGCATGATCAATGATGACCACTACTACATCAATACCATCCGGCGCATACCGACCATTGATATCATCCACCTCGATCCGGGTTCTGCGAACGGAAGCTTTTTTGATTACTGGCACACCACCGGCGACACCTTTGATAAGATCGATCCCTTCACATTAAAGGTTGTCGGGCGAACCGTGGCGGAGGTGATCTATGCGGAGAATTAG
- the polA gene encoding DNA polymerase I produces MPSQKKLFLLDAMALIYRAYFAFSKNPRMTSYGMNTSAIFGFANSLYDVLKNEKPTHIAVAFDSFAPTLRHAEFEEYKANREKMPEDIARSLPYIRRLLQAFHIPILEKEGYEADDIIGTLAKKAEDRDFLTFMMTPDKDFGQLVSDRTLIYKPARMGNSAEILGKDEIKNKYEIDDPSQVIDILGLWGDVSDNIPGVPGIGEVIAKKLIGQYGTLENVLEHSGELKGKIKENVETYREQALQSKQLATILLDAPVELDEEELMVTAPDLEELKKLFEEIEFRTFAQRIFTDYSLEKPEQYLQQEIVQPDLFTSAGQEIPEPTATGTLKNIHSVEHRYHLADTPEQRNELIGILREYDRFCFDTETTGLDPNDSQLVGLSFAVRPREAWYVPLPPVWEDAFAILQEFKSLMEDPDIEKIGQNMKFDIAMLKWYGVEVKGKMFDTMLAHYLLQPDMRHNMDLLAETYLNYSPVPIEALIGKKGKNQLSMLEVDTEVVKEYAAEDADVTLQLKKVFEPLLQNAGTRKLFDEVEMPLVPVLASMEAEGVRVDIQILNEYSGQLELEIRELEKIIYEQAGGEFNIASPKQLGEILFEKLRIINNPKLTQTKQYSTGEDVLLKLINKHPIIQNILDYRSLTKLKSTYVDTLPGLVNPRTGRIHTTYNQAVAATGRLSSNNPNMQNIPIRTERGREIRKAFVPRNKDHVLLSVDYSQIELRIIAAMSGDEGMIEAFRTGQDIHAATAAKVYGVDLELVSKEMRRNAKTVNFGIIYGISAFGLAERLGIPRREAAAIIDQYFLQYPGIRDYMDKTIAFARENGYVETIMKRRRYIRDITSANAVVRGFAERNAINAPIQGSAADMIKIAMINIYNEMQKMTLKSRMILQVHDELVFDVHRSEIDRIRPLVEEKMKSALPMQVPVEVEMNFGENWLDAH; encoded by the coding sequence ATGCCCTCCCAAAAAAAACTTTTTCTCCTCGACGCCATGGCCCTGATCTACAGAGCCTATTTTGCTTTCAGTAAAAATCCCCGGATGACCTCATATGGGATGAACACCTCCGCGATCTTCGGATTTGCCAACAGTCTTTACGATGTTCTGAAAAATGAAAAACCCACCCACATCGCTGTGGCCTTCGACAGCTTCGCCCCCACCCTGCGCCACGCTGAATTTGAGGAATACAAGGCAAACCGCGAAAAAATGCCGGAAGACATCGCCCGTTCCCTTCCTTATATCCGGCGGCTTTTGCAGGCCTTTCACATTCCCATCCTGGAAAAAGAAGGATATGAAGCCGATGATATCATTGGCACCCTGGCAAAAAAAGCGGAGGACAGGGATTTTCTCACCTTTATGATGACACCTGACAAAGATTTCGGACAGCTGGTCTCCGACAGGACACTCATCTACAAACCCGCCAGAATGGGAAATTCAGCTGAAATTCTCGGCAAGGATGAAATCAAAAACAAATACGAAATTGACGATCCTTCCCAGGTGATCGATATCCTGGGTCTCTGGGGGGATGTGTCTGACAATATCCCGGGGGTGCCGGGAATCGGGGAGGTGATTGCCAAAAAGCTGATCGGACAGTACGGCACCCTGGAAAATGTGCTTGAACATTCCGGTGAGCTGAAAGGAAAGATAAAGGAGAATGTTGAAACCTACCGGGAACAGGCGCTGCAGTCGAAACAGCTGGCCACGATCCTGCTGGATGCGCCTGTCGAACTCGATGAGGAGGAGCTGATGGTCACTGCACCGGACCTGGAAGAACTGAAGAAGCTCTTTGAAGAAATCGAATTCCGCACCTTCGCCCAGCGAATCTTTACAGATTACTCCCTTGAAAAACCTGAACAGTACCTTCAACAGGAGATCGTTCAGCCTGATCTGTTCACTTCAGCCGGACAGGAGATTCCGGAGCCGACGGCAACCGGTACCCTGAAGAACATTCATTCGGTGGAGCACAGGTACCATCTCGCAGATACCCCTGAACAACGGAACGAGCTGATCGGTATCCTCAGAGAATACGACCGGTTCTGCTTCGACACGGAGACAACCGGGCTGGACCCCAACGATTCACAGCTTGTCGGACTGTCGTTTGCGGTCAGGCCCCGGGAAGCGTGGTATGTTCCCCTGCCGCCGGTATGGGAGGATGCCTTTGCCATTCTCCAGGAGTTCAAATCCCTGATGGAGGATCCGGACATTGAGAAGATCGGTCAGAATATGAAATTTGACATTGCCATGCTAAAATGGTATGGCGTGGAGGTGAAGGGTAAAATGTTCGACACCATGCTGGCCCACTACCTTCTTCAGCCGGACATGCGCCATAACATGGATCTGCTTGCCGAAACGTATCTGAATTACTCTCCGGTTCCCATCGAAGCCCTCATCGGGAAGAAGGGGAAGAACCAGCTGAGCATGCTGGAGGTCGACACGGAGGTCGTTAAGGAATATGCCGCAGAGGACGCGGATGTGACACTTCAGCTCAAAAAAGTTTTCGAGCCCCTCCTTCAGAACGCTGGCACCCGGAAGCTGTTTGATGAAGTGGAGATGCCCCTGGTGCCTGTCCTGGCATCCATGGAAGCCGAAGGAGTCAGGGTGGACATACAGATCCTCAACGAGTACTCAGGACAGCTGGAGCTGGAGATACGGGAACTGGAAAAGATCATTTATGAACAGGCAGGTGGTGAGTTCAACATTGCTTCACCAAAACAGCTGGGTGAGATCCTGTTCGAAAAGCTCCGGATCATCAATAATCCCAAACTTACCCAGACCAAACAGTATTCGACTGGTGAAGATGTTCTGCTCAAACTGATCAATAAGCATCCGATCATTCAGAATATTCTGGATTACAGAAGCCTCACCAAGCTTAAGTCCACGTATGTGGATACCCTTCCCGGGCTGGTCAATCCCCGGACCGGCAGGATTCACACCACCTACAACCAGGCGGTGGCTGCCACGGGCAGGTTGAGCTCCAACAATCCGAACATGCAGAACATACCGATCCGGACGGAGAGAGGTCGCGAGATACGGAAGGCCTTTGTGCCCAGGAACAAAGATCATGTACTTCTATCGGTCGACTATTCTCAGATCGAACTACGGATCATCGCTGCAATGAGCGGGGATGAAGGAATGATCGAGGCGTTTCGGACAGGGCAGGATATTCACGCAGCCACTGCAGCAAAGGTCTATGGGGTGGACCTTGAACTTGTTTCGAAAGAAATGAGGCGAAACGCCAAAACCGTTAATTTTGGGATCATCTATGGAATCTCCGCTTTCGGGCTGGCCGAACGCCTGGGAATTCCTCGGAGGGAAGCTGCAGCCATCATTGACCAGTATTTCCTTCAATATCCGGGCATCAGGGACTATATGGACAAAACCATTGCCTTTGCGCGGGAAAACGGGTACGTGGAAACGATCATGAAGCGCCGCAGGTACATCCGGGATATCACCTCCGCAAATGCGGTCGTGAGGGGGTTTGCCGAGCGAAACGCGATCAATGCACCCATTCAGGGCTCCGCAGCAGATATGATCAAGATTGCCATGATCAACATTTATAACGAGATGCAAAAAATGACGCTGAAATCCAGGATGATCCTCCAGGTGCACGACGAGCTCGTGTTTGATGTGCATCGAAGTGAAATCGATCGGATCAGGCCTCTTGTGGAAGAAAAAATGAAATCAGCCCTGCCTATGCAGGTTCCGGTCGAAGTGGAAATGAATTTCGGGGAGAACTGGCTGGACGCGCACTGA
- a CDS encoding PhoH family protein — protein sequence MPRKTSGPKKIFVLDTSVILYNHNAIHSFQDNDVAIPITVLEELDNFKKGNEIINFEAREFIRIMDKLSEYSTLREWIPLGTPNSGSVKVVMNESSQLDAREVFGDNKPDHRILNAALVMTRDYPDRKVILVTKDINLRLKAKSLDLQAEDFETGKIKNVEELYTGKTLIENLSKKVIDSLYQKGYCTPRDLKIKDPIPNHYFILKNTVTSALGYFNPLTQRVERVEKRSAYKITPRNAEQVFALHAVLNPEIKLVTLQGVAGTGKTLLALAGALEQRRNFKQVFLSRPIVPLSNKDIGYLPGDIKSKLNPYMEPLFDNLKFIQNQYSEKDKEFKTITDCIQNEKLVITPLAYIRGRSISNVYFIVDEAQNLTPHEVKTIITRAGENTKIVFTGDIYQIDTPYLDSQSNGLSYLIDKIKNHPIYAHIRLEKGERSELANLASELL from the coding sequence ATGCCGCGAAAAACATCAGGACCGAAAAAGATCTTCGTGCTCGATACCTCCGTGATCCTTTACAACCACAATGCAATCCACAGTTTTCAAGACAACGATGTAGCCATTCCCATTACGGTTTTGGAGGAGCTGGATAATTTCAAGAAGGGCAACGAGATCATCAACTTTGAAGCACGGGAATTCATCCGGATCATGGATAAACTTTCCGAATATTCCACGCTTCGCGAATGGATACCCCTCGGGACACCCAACAGCGGAAGTGTCAAGGTCGTGATGAATGAATCCAGCCAGCTGGATGCCCGGGAGGTTTTTGGCGACAACAAACCCGACCACCGGATACTCAATGCCGCCCTGGTCATGACCAGGGACTATCCTGACCGTAAAGTCATTCTGGTCACCAAGGACATCAACCTGCGGCTGAAGGCCAAATCCCTCGATCTGCAGGCCGAGGATTTTGAAACCGGTAAGATCAAGAACGTCGAGGAACTGTATACCGGCAAGACACTGATCGAGAACCTTTCCAAAAAAGTCATCGACTCGCTTTACCAGAAGGGATACTGTACACCCAGAGACCTGAAAATCAAAGATCCGATCCCCAACCATTATTTCATTCTGAAGAATACCGTCACGTCGGCATTAGGATATTTCAATCCGCTTACCCAGCGGGTTGAACGTGTCGAAAAACGGTCGGCTTACAAGATTACGCCCCGGAATGCCGAACAGGTGTTCGCACTTCACGCCGTATTGAATCCGGAGATCAAGCTGGTTACGCTCCAGGGAGTGGCCGGTACGGGCAAAACGTTGCTGGCCCTGGCCGGAGCACTGGAACAAAGGAGGAACTTCAAGCAGGTCTTTCTGTCACGGCCCATCGTCCCTCTGAGCAACAAGGACATCGGTTATCTTCCGGGCGACATCAAATCGAAACTGAATCCCTATATGGAGCCGCTGTTCGATAACCTGAAGTTCATCCAGAACCAGTACAGTGAAAAGGACAAGGAATTCAAAACGATCACCGACTGCATTCAGAATGAAAAACTGGTGATCACGCCCCTGGCCTATATCCGCGGGCGGAGCATATCGAACGTCTATTTCATCGTGGATGAGGCCCAGAACCTCACCCCGCACGAGGTGAAGACCATCATCACCCGCGCAGGTGAAAATACCAAAATCGTCTTTACAGGGGATATTTACCAGATCGATACGCCCTATCTTGATTCGCAAAGCAACGGACTTTCCTATCTGATCGACAAGATCAAGAATCATCCGATCTATGCGCATATTCGCCTCGAAAAGGGTGAACGTTCGGAGCTGGCAAACCTGGCGAGTGAGTTGCTCTGA
- a CDS encoding ROK family protein — translation MNSLQNDQRIVMTLDAGGTNLVFNAVQGGQEVLQPFVLPARHDTLEKMLTTIVDGFREIKIQLKDKPVAISFAFPGPAEYEQGIIGDLENLPVFRGGVALGPALEEKFGIPVYINNDGDLFTYGEALAGLLPEINELLENRGSPKRYRNLFGATFGTGFGGGIVLKGELFTGDNSAQAEVNRMRNRLYSNYSVEESTSIRGVQRVYARESGDHSAISPKDIYEIGMGLRPGHKAAAIKAFEELAIVAGDTFANAITLVDGLVVLGGGLSRAYPLFLPRLVEEMNASFETAKGSALPRMEILAYNLEDPKELELFLTGDAREIQVPFSTKTLKYDPLKRIGVGFRRLGTSRAVSIGAYAFALNRLGSDHPKAGHPVI, via the coding sequence ATGAACAGCCTTCAAAATGACCAACGCATCGTCATGACGCTGGATGCTGGCGGAACAAACCTGGTATTCAATGCTGTACAGGGTGGGCAGGAAGTCCTGCAGCCCTTTGTTTTACCTGCCCGCCACGACACCCTGGAGAAAATGCTGACTACGATCGTGGATGGCTTCCGTGAAATAAAAATACAATTGAAAGACAAACCTGTTGCTATCAGCTTTGCATTTCCGGGGCCTGCAGAATACGAGCAGGGGATCATCGGGGATCTGGAGAATTTACCGGTCTTCCGCGGAGGCGTAGCGCTGGGGCCTGCCCTGGAAGAAAAGTTTGGCATACCGGTATACATCAACAACGACGGCGACCTGTTCACCTACGGGGAAGCCCTGGCGGGTTTGTTACCGGAAATCAATGAACTGCTCGAAAATAGGGGTAGCCCCAAACGATACCGGAACCTGTTCGGCGCCACCTTCGGGACAGGATTTGGCGGAGGGATCGTTTTAAAAGGTGAACTGTTCACGGGGGATAATTCGGCTCAGGCAGAAGTCAACCGCATGAGGAACAGGCTGTATTCAAATTACAGTGTGGAAGAGAGCACCAGCATACGCGGAGTACAACGGGTGTATGCCAGGGAATCCGGAGATCATTCTGCCATCTCTCCCAAGGATATCTACGAGATCGGAATGGGGCTCAGACCTGGTCATAAGGCAGCTGCCATCAAGGCATTTGAGGAGCTTGCCATCGTTGCAGGTGATACATTTGCCAACGCCATCACCCTGGTGGATGGACTTGTGGTGCTGGGCGGAGGACTGTCGCGTGCCTATCCGTTGTTCCTTCCCCGCCTGGTGGAAGAGATGAATGCTTCGTTTGAGACCGCAAAAGGGTCGGCATTGCCCCGGATGGAAATTCTGGCTTATAACCTGGAGGATCCGAAAGAACTGGAACTCTTCCTGACCGGCGATGCCCGCGAGATCCAGGTGCCGTTTTCAACGAAAACCCTGAAATACGACCCCCTGAAAAGGATCGGTGTCGGATTCCGCCGGCTGGGGACAAGCCGTGCCGTTTCGATCGGCGCCTATGCTTTCGCGCTGAACAGGCTTGGAAGTGATCATCCTAAGGCAGGTCACCCTGTAATATAA
- a CDS encoding C25 family cysteine peptidase: MSGKVIMGLSLMFLISIGSFAQRYSYTDSWGEQGFTLVEETPAGVVIRFSIQDFSMTDHLINGEEMKAIQLPGALLQNNEGAPNLPGRGKYIALPQGATAKIARLETRTVRFQDLNIAPAPRLPLVTDLPPLHFEKDNDIYSKNEFYPVQPVLLSPLQKVRGVDAVILGITPFQYNPVTRELIVIRDITVEVTFEGGNGQFGEDRYRSRTWDPILRDLFINQESLPVIDYESRLNDSRDYNWEYVIITPDNPAYINWADSLRKWRNAQGIRTGVVTLGQIGGNSASSIENYINDAYNNWPIPPSAFLLLGDYGTSGDKCIVSPIYDGYCISDNLYADVNGDHMPDVALARITANSLEQLNTMIGKMMDYELSPPTDPDFYDHPVSAGGWQSDRWFILCADVCLGFWQYGLGKEPVREYAGYGSGAPSSWSSNPNTGMVVDYFGPNGLGYIPQVPSHLTDWGGSATRINTDLNAGAFAIVHRDHGTESGWDSPSYLTSNLSGLVDNPLSFVFSLNCLTGKFNLGGDCFAEGFHKHASGALGIIAATEVSYSFVNDAYAWGLWDHMWPQFDPGYGLPATNSHWIQPCFANASAKYYLQASNWPYNPQDKPVTYYLFHHHGDAYMYVYSEVPQNLMVNHQEELAPGATTFTITATPGALVGLSVNGNYLSSSIATGSAQNLNIAPQPQGSIVKVVVTKQNYQRYDANIPVVGPPTQATSPIPGNHALKVAPFTSLHWSPGQLAGVDYFKIYLGTDNPPGNLLNGLMVTDTFLVLPAPLAFETLYNWRVDSYNVYGDTQGTLWDFTVEPPPDENFETGDFSSFDWYFEGNANWQTTTAQSRHGSYSARPGTVSAGQSSSLLVENQSESVFPVPVSFWVKTSTVEGANTLQFLIDGELKGEWSGETDWVKGQFTFVAGLHTFEWKYNKTQAEGSDQDVVWLDYIKFPPGSLPLSVNAGENVIQCAGNDQQLNGTATNYTSLLWTTSGDGSFNDPSILDALYTPGQGDLQSGMVTLTLTAFRNENSTSDDLVLTLQPAPAVSAGEPETICVNEVFECSTSSADNYQTLLWTTSGDGIFDDPTLLNPTYIPGPNDTAAGQAELLLTATGNEPCGEISGGLLLTINPLPEIPVTPVGPAEVDIYYNPVTVFSTEGAPNAQYYSWNIEPSEAGNFDSDNSNCVINWNPEFQGDVSIAVKGINECGEGSYSDLLEVVVYNTVGIGDQDHPGLKVNIVPNPSNGEFVIQFYAEKALTLDVLLTSPTGEIIFSEHNLHVSGPVNKTYDLSKQEEGVYFIQIRNNELLETRKIIILR, from the coding sequence ATGTCAGGTAAAGTTATCATGGGCCTTTCCCTTATGTTTTTGATAAGCATAGGATCATTTGCTCAAAGGTACAGTTATACGGACAGCTGGGGAGAGCAGGGATTTACACTGGTAGAGGAAACCCCGGCAGGCGTTGTCATTAGGTTCAGTATCCAGGATTTTTCAATGACTGATCACCTCATCAACGGCGAGGAGATGAAGGCGATACAGTTGCCCGGGGCCCTGCTTCAAAACAATGAAGGGGCTCCCAACCTTCCCGGCAGAGGTAAATACATTGCCCTGCCCCAGGGTGCCACCGCAAAGATTGCCCGCCTGGAAACCAGGACTGTCCGCTTTCAGGACCTGAATATCGCTCCCGCACCCCGGCTGCCGCTGGTCACTGACCTGCCCCCCCTCCACTTTGAAAAGGATAATGATATTTACAGTAAAAATGAATTTTATCCGGTGCAGCCGGTTCTCTTGTCCCCGCTGCAAAAAGTCAGGGGCGTTGATGCCGTCATCCTCGGGATCACTCCTTTTCAATACAATCCCGTTACCCGGGAACTCATCGTTATCCGTGACATCACCGTTGAAGTCACGTTCGAAGGCGGAAACGGACAATTTGGTGAGGACCGTTACCGCAGCCGCACGTGGGATCCCATTCTGCGGGATCTTTTCATCAACCAGGAATCCCTTCCTGTAATCGATTATGAAAGCCGCCTGAACGATTCACGTGACTATAACTGGGAATATGTCATCATCACACCCGATAATCCAGCTTACATAAACTGGGCCGATTCTCTCCGAAAGTGGAGAAATGCCCAGGGAATCCGTACAGGGGTGGTCACACTCGGCCAGATCGGCGGGAACTCAGCCTCTTCCATCGAAAACTACATCAATGATGCCTATAACAACTGGCCAATACCGCCTTCTGCCTTCCTGCTGCTGGGTGATTACGGTACTTCAGGCGATAAATGCATCGTATCACCGATCTATGATGGGTACTGCATTTCCGACAACCTCTATGCTGATGTGAACGGGGATCATATGCCGGATGTTGCCCTGGCCAGGATAACGGCCAACAGTCTTGAGCAGCTGAATACGATGATCGGCAAGATGATGGATTATGAGCTGTCGCCACCCACCGATCCGGATTTCTACGACCACCCCGTTTCTGCCGGAGGCTGGCAGAGCGACCGTTGGTTCATCCTGTGTGCGGATGTCTGCCTGGGATTCTGGCAGTACGGACTGGGTAAAGAACCCGTCAGAGAATATGCCGGCTATGGATCAGGAGCTCCCTCCTCCTGGTCATCCAACCCCAATACAGGAATGGTGGTCGATTATTTCGGGCCCAACGGATTGGGCTACATCCCACAGGTCCCCTCCCATCTGACCGATTGGGGAGGAAGTGCAACCCGTATCAACACCGATCTCAATGCAGGTGCCTTCGCCATCGTTCACCGGGATCACGGCACTGAAAGTGGCTGGGATTCACCCAGTTATTTAACTTCCAATTTGAGTGGGCTGGTTGATAATCCTCTTTCCTTTGTTTTCTCGCTGAATTGTCTGACCGGTAAATTCAACCTGGGTGGTGACTGCTTCGCGGAAGGATTCCACAAGCATGCATCCGGTGCACTGGGGATCATAGCCGCAACGGAAGTGTCCTATTCGTTCGTCAACGATGCCTATGCCTGGGGATTATGGGACCACATGTGGCCCCAGTTCGACCCGGGATATGGCCTGCCGGCAACCAATTCTCACTGGATCCAACCCTGCTTTGCCAACGCATCCGCGAAATACTACCTTCAGGCTTCCAACTGGCCCTACAATCCTCAGGATAAACCTGTTACTTATTATCTGTTCCATCATCACGGGGATGCCTATATGTATGTTTACAGCGAGGTACCCCAGAACCTTATGGTCAATCACCAGGAGGAACTGGCGCCTGGTGCCACTACTTTTACGATCACTGCCACGCCGGGAGCACTCGTGGGCCTTTCCGTCAACGGGAATTACCTGTCCAGTTCCATCGCAACTGGTTCAGCACAGAACCTGAACATCGCTCCCCAGCCGCAGGGCTCAATCGTGAAGGTTGTGGTCACCAAACAGAATTACCAGCGGTATGATGCGAACATCCCGGTGGTAGGCCCTCCCACCCAGGCAACTTCCCCCATTCCGGGCAACCACGCACTAAAGGTGGCACCGTTTACCAGCCTGCACTGGAGCCCGGGACAACTGGCCGGCGTTGACTACTTTAAGATCTATCTTGGAACCGACAATCCTCCCGGTAATCTGCTGAACGGACTGATGGTCACCGATACATTCCTTGTACTGCCAGCTCCCCTTGCGTTTGAGACACTCTATAACTGGCGGGTGGACTCCTATAATGTTTACGGGGATACCCAGGGCACCCTGTGGGATTTTACGGTTGAGCCGCCACCGGACGAAAATTTTGAAACAGGCGACTTTTCATCGTTCGACTGGTATTTTGAAGGAAATGCCAACTGGCAGACCACCACGGCCCAATCCCGTCACGGATCCTATTCCGCACGGCCGGGTACTGTTTCCGCCGGACAGTCGTCGTCACTCCTTGTTGAAAATCAATCAGAATCCGTTTTCCCGGTACCTGTCTCCTTCTGGGTGAAAACTTCCACAGTGGAAGGCGCCAATACACTTCAGTTCCTTATTGACGGCGAGCTCAAAGGGGAATGGAGCGGCGAAACCGACTGGGTTAAAGGTCAATTCACCTTTGTTGCCGGGTTGCACACGTTTGAATGGAAATACAACAAGACCCAGGCCGAGGGGTCGGACCAGGATGTTGTTTGGCTGGATTACATCAAGTTTCCTCCGGGATCGCTGCCCCTCAGTGTGAATGCCGGAGAGAATGTGATCCAGTGTGCGGGGAACGACCAGCAACTGAACGGGACTGCCACGAATTACACCAGCCTTTTATGGACAACGTCAGGAGACGGGTCTTTTAATGATCCTTCCATCCTGGATGCCCTTTACACACCCGGACAGGGCGATCTGCAATCCGGTATGGTTACCCTTACCCTGACAGCCTTCAGGAATGAAAACAGCACCAGCGATGACCTGGTGCTCACCCTTCAACCTGCACCGGCAGTATCGGCGGGCGAACCTGAGACCATCTGCGTGAATGAAGTTTTTGAATGCTCGACCTCTTCAGCGGACAATTACCAAACCCTTCTCTGGACCACCTCCGGCGATGGGATCTTTGATGATCCCACCCTGCTGAATCCAACCTACATACCCGGTCCTAACGACACTGCCGCCGGACAGGCCGAACTTCTGCTGACCGCCACCGGAAATGAACCCTGCGGCGAGATTTCCGGAGGACTGCTCCTAACCATCAACCCTCTGCCGGAGATACCCGTAACTCCTGTAGGCCCTGCCGAAGTGGATATCTATTACAATCCTGTGACCGTCTTCTCAACAGAAGGAGCACCCAACGCCCAGTATTATTCATGGAATATAGAGCCCTCAGAAGCGGGAAATTTCGACAGTGATAATTCAAACTGTGTCATCAACTGGAATCCGGAATTCCAGGGAGATGTTTCCATTGCGGTCAAAGGAATCAATGAATGTGGTGAGGGATCCTACTCTGACCTACTGGAAGTGGTGGTTTACAATACCGTCGGCATTGGCGATCAGGATCACCCGGGATTGAAGGTAAATATTGTCCCAAATCCCAGCAATGGAGAATTTGTCATCCAGTTCTATGCCGAAAAAGCATTGACCCTGGATGTTCTGCTCACGTCACCCACCGGAGAGATCATCTTCTCGGAACATAATCTTCATGTCAGCGGTCCGGTGAATAAAACATACGACCTCAGCAAACAGGAGGAAGGTGTGTATTTCATCCAGATCAGGAACAATGAACTGCTTGAGACCAGAAAGATCATCATTTTACGATAG